Genomic DNA from Danio rerio strain Tuebingen ecotype United States chromosome 22, GRCz12tu, whole genome shotgun sequence:
TACATCATTCGTAAGCTATGTTAAATCTCTATTATTAATTCAGTACTTTGTTAACACTGAAATACAGATATATAACTTTAACCTTACTGTAAATTACTTcataattgttttgttgtttttcataGCAACCTTACGTCATAGTAAAGTTAAAATCCATTAGTACCATGTTAATACTCTAAGTTAGACATTTGCTATGTTAAATCTCTATTATTAATTCAGTACTTTAATAACAGCGCTTAAAACACTGAAATACAGATATTCTCTTTAATGTAAATGACTTCatgattgttttgttgtttttcataGTAATGTTACAtcacagtaaaataaatgttaatactcTAGTTCTGTCAGTTATTAAACCATACATCATTCGTAAGCCATGTTAAATCTCTATTATTAATTCAGTACTTTAATAACAGCGCTTAaaacactgaaatacagatttaaCCCCTAACATTACTGTAAGTTACttcataattattttgtttttcatagtAACGTCAATACTGGTAGCTGTTCATAAGCTATGTTAAATCTCTATTATTAATTCAGTACTTTGTTAACAGCGCTTAAAACACTGAAATACAGATAGATAACTTTAACCTTACTCTAAATTACTTcataattgttttgttgtttttcacAGCAACATTACATCACGTTAAAATCCATTGGTACCATGATAATACTCTAAGTTAGACATTTgctatgttaaatatttattattaattcagtAATTTAATACAGCGCTTAAAACACTGAAATACAGATATTCTCTCTAATGTAAATTACTTCatgattgttttgttgtttttatagcACTGTTACATCCCAGTAAAATCAATGCATACCATGTTAATACTCTAGTACTGTCAGTTCTGTAACCATACATCATTCGTAAGCTATGTTAAatctttattattaaaattcagtACTTTATCAACAGCGCTTAAAACACTGAAATACAGATATAACCTTAATGTTACTGCAAATGACTTCATAATTGTTTTGTTGCTTTTCTTAGTAACGTGACATCATTGTAAAATCCATGAGTACCATGTTAATACTCTAAGTTGTAGCCATTTGTAGGCTATGTTAAATCACTATTATTAATTCAGAACTTTAATAACAGCGCTTAACACACTGAAATACAGACACAACCTTTAACGTTACTGCAAATGACTcataattgttttgttgtttttcttaGTAACATCCTATTTTATACAGTCATTGGTAACATCACAGTAAAATAAATCCGTAACATGTTAATACTCCAGTACTGTTAGATCTTCAAACCGTCCATAAGCTATtgttaaatcacttttattaacTCAGTACTTTAATACCAGCGCTTAAAACAGTGACATACAGATATAACCCCTTGTGTAAGTTACTTCAGATGCTGAACTCACCGTACTCGATGCCGCTCAGTAAGAAAATCAGCCCGATAGTGAAAAAAGTCAGTCTCTTCTTGCGTCTGAAGTCCATTTCACACTTTTTAAACACGATTTACAACTCGACATTCAATATTTTAAGCCATTTTTACAGCTAATGACCAGGACACTGCGACCAATTACTGAGAGACTCCTAATACGCACTGCATACTGCCTAGTGTACACTACAGACGCGCACTGGAGCCCTCAGAGTAGCGGAATGAACTCAGACACCGGACAAAACCGCAGCTCAAGTGTTTCCTTCTCACATTTCAGAGGTAAGGTTGATTGTCAGTTTGTTTTTATAAAGTGCATTGCGTCATTTGAACGCAGTGATTTGGACTGTGACTGCGGGGATAAAGGATGCACCTTGAGAGCGTCACCGGGCGTTGCGTCACTACCGGTTTCCCGCGAGTTCACTGGGAAAGGTTTGCAAACAACCACACTGTATTGATATATTAGCAGTTTTAATGTATTAGATGTTACATTTTATATACACAAAACGGAAATATGCCTCCATCTGGTAAATTAATAGTGTAAATAATTTGTGCAGTCAAGCGACATTCAATTTATTGTACTAAAATTGCTCCAAAGTATGTACTTTATCTGCTTACAATGTAATGAAACCGACACCAGAACACATTATAAACTGTACTATTCATATATACAGCGAATACTTCTATATAAAGTGTTTAAATTATAAAGTTGTTATATTCTGAATGCATTATGCGCATTATTAAATAggttatttgcattatttattctGAATTGATTATATTCTGCTCATATTTTAAGCAGGAATAATTCTTTGGTACAATTTtagtacagtaaatgtaatatcgCTTGACTGTTCAAAATATTTAATACCCTTATTTAACAGAACATATTTCTTTTATTGTgggtataaaatgttttttttttaattacagaaaCTCAAGAAAACAAATATGCTTTTATGTTTTAAGAATGGGAGAAGTACAATCACTTTGAAATGTgaatatttagactaaaaacaagacaaaaaatgtaaaaagtgttttttttcgcATACATTTGATAAAtcctgtataaataattaaatactaatATTCATAGTTACACATAAATTTTGTACACAAACATTTCAAACTCAATAAAATGCTCAGTCAAAAGCAAAAACACATGCCAATGCTAAATCTTCACTCTACTATGAACAAACTTCAGTGGCGCTTCAAACCTTGTGTGTTCTGGAGCTCCGGcttaactataattcagactcaacattgcatgtgtatgcgatgtgactattgcggatgcgcacattgcgatattgattctgaaaccatatattgtgcagccctaatacctAATCACCAGACCAACTTACTACAGGTGATACTTTGTCAAAACAATCCTTACTGTACAGACAGTAGTCAAATGGATAGATAAAAACACTACTGTACTTTaccaaatatttttattcatattttgaagGTTGTAGTAACTTTATGGAGATGAGACCAGCTTACTAAAGGTGATGTTTTGTCAGAACCAcccttactgtacatacagtagacaaatagataaataaaaactcTACTTTACCAAAGATGTGTATTCATATTTTGAAGGTTGTAGTAACTGTACGGAGACCAGACCAACTCAATACAGGCAATGTTTTGTCAAAAACAAcccttactgtacatacagtagtcaattagataaataaaaacactaccGCACAGTATCTTTAAAATCTTTAaagatttttattcatattttaaaggtTGTATTAACTTCACTGAGACCAGACCAACTAACTACCTAACTACAGGTGATCCTTTTTCAAAACCAcccttactgtacatacagtagacaaatagattaataaaaacactactgtacttcatcaaacatttttattcCTATTTTGAAGGTTGTAGTAACTTTATGCACTTACTACATGTGATATCTTATCAAAACCAACTTTACTGTAAATACAGTagtcaaatagataaataaaaactaCCAAATATCTCTAAAGATTTTTTCTCATGTTTTGAAGGTTGTAGTAACCGTACAGAGACCAGACCAACTCAATACAGGTAATATTTTGTCAAAAACAAcccttactgtacatacagtagacaaatagataaataaaaacactactgTACTTTACTAAAgatttgtattcatattttaaagtttGTAGTAATTTTAAGTATAACGATGGGGGAAACATTTTTTGCTTAAATAggtttataattttgaccttaaaatgggttttaaaaaattaaaaactgcttttattacagttttaataaaaaaataaataaaacaaataagaccttctccagaagaaaaaaatattatcagacatactatgaaaatttccttgctctgttaaacatcatttaggaaatgtttacaaaaagtaaagaaaattcaaaggggggctaataattctgacttcgactgtgtgtgtgtgtgtgtgtctatatatatatatatatatatatatatatatatatatatatatatatatatatatatatatatatatatatatatatattatttgcagcAGGATAAACAGAAATCCAGCAGTGTTTATTCATTCTCTGACAGTAAAGCAGTCTCTCTGACGTCTGTCTCATGATATTTATTAcagctctcacacacagacacccactctttctctctttctcgctcacacacacacttcagcttgATTCAACTGGATCTCCATTTGTGCTGAAACTACATTTTTTGCTGTTGCTTAAATTGACAGTAACCAGGAGGACTTGTGTTTTTGTCCACATGAGCagtcttaaaacattttattccagcaaaagaaaagaaataacaaATCCAAAAAGCCCATTACTAGTTAACACAATCTGATttttactgataaaaaaaaaaaaacaggcagaaTGTCACATGACTCGGATGCAAATAATGAGATGCAAAACCTTTATCAGGGCATTTGCTTTCAAATGATGAGCAGATATTTTGAGATTACCCAAGGGCCACAGTTTGTCATGAAAGGGGAGCAGAGTTATTAAAAAAAGTCCTTGATGAAGGCTTCAGAACGCCAGTTTCTTCATCAGCAGATAAACTCTGCTGTCCACTTCAAACCCGTGCAGATTATTAGCATCGCCTTGAAGACGCATCAGCAGGCCTCCATACGACACGTACGCTgatctgtgcacacacacacatataaacattcACTCACTACTACAGCAACAATAGAGTGGAGGAGGAAATGCATTACAGAAATAGATTCTGCACTTATACTggcattttaacagcagatgtcgctctaggctagtttttaacagcagttagCTCTTAAGGCTAATTTTTTTAGCAACAAGAGGcgttctagactagtttttaacagcagatggcactctaggctaattttGAGCAGCAGGTGGTGCTCTACACTAATTTGACaacagatgtcgctctaggctagtttttaacagcagttagCTCTTTAGGCTAATTTTTTTAGCAACAAGAGGCGTTCTAgagtagtttttaacagcagatggcactctaggataATTTTGAGCAGCAGGTGGTGCTCTACACTAATTTGACaacagatgtcgctctaggctagtttttaacagcagttagCTTTTTAGGCTAATTTTTTTAGCAACAAGAGGCGTTCTAgagtagtttttaacagcagatggcactctaggataATTTTGAGCAGCAGGTGGTGCTCTACACTAATTTGACaacagatgtcgctctaggctagtttttaacagcagttagCTCTTTAGGCTAGTTCTTTTTAATAACATAAGGCGTTCTAGACTAGTTTTAGTTAGGAAATGCATTACAAAAATAGATTTTCCATTGATACTGGGATTTTAACaacagatgttgctctaggctagtttttaactgcagttagctctttaggctagtttttttttagcAACAAGAGGcgttctagactagtttttaacagcagatgtggctctaggctagtttttaacagcagatgtcggtctaggctagttttaacagcagttagctctttaggctagtttttttttgcaacaagagGCGTTCTAgactagtatttaacagcagatgtcggtCTAGGCTAGTATAAACAGCAGTTAGctctttaggctagttttttttttgcaacaagagGCGTTCTAgactagtatttaacagcagatgtcgctctaggctagtttttaacagcagttagCTCTTTAGGCTAGTTCTTTTTAGCAACAGAAGGCATTCTAgactagattttaacagcagatggcgctctaggctagatttaacaacagatgtcgctctaggctagtttttaacagcagcagTTGGCACTCTAtgatagttttgaacagcagatgtcgctcggttagtttttaacagaagtTAGCTCTTTAGGCTAGTTCTTTTTAGCAACATAAGGCGttctagattagtttttttacagcagatggcgctctattctagttttaacagcagatgttgctctaagctagtttttaacagcagttagCTCTTTAGGCTAGTTCTTTTTAACAACATAAGGCatttctagactagtttttaacagcagatggcactctaggcttgtTCTGACCAGCAGGTAACACTCTACACTaatttaacaacagatggcgcactacactagttttaacagcagatgtcgcactaggctagattttaacagcagcaGTCAGCACTCTACTaaagttttaacagcagatgtcgctctatactagattttaacagcagcaGTCGGCACTCtgatagttttaacagcagatgtcgctctatactagattttaacagcagcaGTCGGCACTCTctgatagtttttaacagcagatggcactctaggcttgtTCTGACCAGCAGGTGGCACTCTACACTaatttaacaacagatggtgcactactctagttttaacagcagatgtcgcacTAGGTTAGATTTTAACAGCAGCAGTCAGCACTCTACGaaagttttaacagcagatgtcgctctatactagattttaacagcagcaGTCGGCACTCTAtgttagttttaacagcagatgtcgctgtAGGCTAGATTTTAAAAGCAGCAGTATCACTCTCTGatagttttaaacagcaaatgTAGCTCTCGGCtagttttttaaaagcagatggctcTTTGGGCTAGTTTTTTTAGCAACAGAAGGTGttccaggctagtttttaaaagcagttgTTATTCTAGACTAGCAGGtggcgctctgggctagtttatAAGAGCAAATAAGCTCAAAACTGAATAAAGATGCATTTTGCATATCTCCTTATCGATTCAGAATTCTCTTTCAAATTAATTTCCCCCACAGCTGATATATAATAACAATGCATATtaattgtttactttatttaaaataccttgatAAAAATCTCACATTTCATGCATTCACCTATATTGTAAAATCCCAGTAAAAAAGTAGTAAATAGGCAAATAAATCAACACTCACAGTCGTGTGGCGGCTTCTGTAGACGTTTCATCTCCTTCAATCCTATAAACCTTTCCGTACATTACATAATCAAACTGATCAGctctgcaaaacaacaacaaacaccacCGAGTTTCATTTACTATTGTCTGTGTGTTGACCTTTCTGTGGATTTAAAGTAGCAGTGACTTAAGACAATTCCTCATTGATTAAAAAAAGTTGCCCATCAGTCATGACACTAGAAAAgtcatttaaacaactttaatGATGTCATTagtaattaatttacatttttggggttctatttcactatacgaaagtgtatgtgtaaataaaggcctgatttgatttgatcGTAGACATGAAATATCTAAGATTTAGTTTAGGAGTAATGTATGACCTGGACGGCCGGTCGTCTTGAGGATTGTATTCTCCATCGTCCGGCGTCCCGTCCTCATAAAGAGTGCTGGCGATCACCAGTCTGAACTTGTCACCTGACACAATGACATCATCCTCATTAGCATATGACAGCAACACAACATTATCATCACTAGGGCAGCAGGATACCGGAAAAACATGTAAATACTGTTGGAGTGCTgataaaaccaacacaatctcacggcaattcgtaactttttcatttagtggctaattcgtacgaattcgaacgatctaattcatacattttagtacgatttgctcatctccaaatgacggttaggtttaggggtggggttaggtgccacgcctccttttttataATCATACAATTTCGTTCGTCTGAACAAAACACTGGAGAaattactttatttgtttgttttttttaatcatttatttatgcaaTGACCAAATTAACAGATAAGTAGACAAGTAAcaatatgaaaatgtaaaaaggtaATGGATTATAGGTTGTTTGCACATGACATCATTgattgaatgtgtgaatataaaaccaactttacctctatgcagcCCAGAGAACAACACAGAGAGCAAGAACAGTGACTTACCAAGATCAACAGGGTAAATCTGGATGTTGACGTCCAGGATGAGGTCCATCTTGAAAGACTCACTTTCACAGTGAAGACGAGACACTGATcatcacaaatacaaaacaacaaaTCAAGAGTGTTTAGTGAATTCTAGACTTTTAGGGGGGAAAAATAATAGTggttgatttataaaaaaaaaaaataaataaataaataaataaataaagtaattaaataaacatcTCTGCCTTCTGATATGCCTTTTACgcagtttgttttgattttatttttattttaatcactaTATATTATTTAGGTAGCATCAACAAAAAGAATATTAAAGAATATAGATTTAAAAATTCTAAGTACTAAAAAcacttattattaatagtaataataatattgttttatttgcatttaaattgacatttagacaatgtaaaaatatactattaatttttatttaatatattaatattttttccatttaaagtaaatattaaatatatatgatCAAGTAAATGTACaagttaaattaaaactttaagctCTTCAACATCCATTATTAAAGTagtatttataaatatgcaataaGCTTGATTATTAttgtatgataaaaaaaaatcttcagaggtaaagttggttttatattcggatatattcagactttctccttaataatattttaagaaaaagtattatttgccaaTACTAAATATAGGGAAATCAtgttagcagcaaatgactatcaaagtacaacattgttcacattcagataaacagtgttaatgttgtttacaagtcatacttgcgtgctaattccgatcgaaaaCTCAAAGTAACATGGtcaacaatatagagactgcaaaatgaacgaatgtgcaaatataaaaccaactttacctctatatataaaaacagtaattaaataaaCGGCTCTGCCTTCAGATATGCCTTTTACGCAgtatgttttgattttatttttaattttgatcaCTGCATATTATTTAGGCAGCATCAACAAAAAGAATATTAAAgagaatatatattaaaaaaatctcaaataataattaatattattaataatagtaataacaataaaattgttttatttgcatttaaattgacattgacaatgtaaaaaaatacatttttaatttaatatattcatatttttccatttaaaataaatattaaatatatatgatCAAGAAAATGagctaaattaaaaattaaaaagttttaaGCTCTTCAACTTCCATCATTAAAGTAGTATTAATAAGTATACAATAAGTCTAATTATTATTGTGTGATAAATAATCGAACCAACAAATAAACCTTATTGAGGTAGTTTTATATACGCACAtttagactttctccttaataatatcattaaataaaagtataatttGCAAACTTTAAATAGTGAAGTCATGTATGTTTACATGTGATTTACATGTGAGCATGGAGAACGTTAAATGaaggaatgtgcgaatataaaccaACTTTTCCTCAATCTAAATCTTCATGCTGTTTGTAAGTTTTATCAATAACTAACGTTATAAAACACATTGAAGAGACTTTTGTTTTATccagtaaataaataagtgaatgaatgaatcacctCTGTCAAACTTCTTCCCATCAGGATCGATATCCTTCACATCAAAGATATCCTCGAACAGAATCCCAGCCATTTATACTCCAGCAGGATACACTAAATGCTCAGTTTGGTGAATTAAAATCCCGCTGAAAACTAAATTATGTAGAAATCAACACAAAACTCGACGGAGACGCTTCATTCAAACACTCTCCTGCTGAATGCTGTTTTGAATAAGCGCTTTCTGGTGCACTTCCTGCAGATACACTGTGCGTAAACTCGTCCCAGCtcagaaatattaataataaaactactgtaaaatgaAGCAACTTTCTTTTCGTTCAACACAAATATGAAACATGCCGCGAAACAATGTGCTTCGTCTCTGGTCACTTGATTCACTACTACTTCCGGTTCGTGGCGCGCTTTTTACGACAGTAGCGTATtcgatctttttattttttttttgcctgtttatttgtttatttatttgtttgtttatttaatagtaTATGGAGGATTAAACCTGcataaacaataagtaaataaataaataaacaaagaaatacgcaaataaataaataaataaaaatatactcaaattcgtgcataaataaaaaaataaataagcaaataaattaactaacttattaataaataagtacacaaattcctgtataaataaaacaataaatgcataaatacgcaaattaataaataaattaattaattaattaatatacacatttctgcataaataaaataataaattaattaatacgcAAATAAATGCCCCATAACcatgttattaatttaattattaatctgTCCACATTCTAATCCGTCCTCCATAATAGTGAACATACCTGCATAAATACCAGATTaatgcatattttatatatatatatatatatatatatatatatatacaataatgataataataataacaacatattaTGCATATacataatatgttattattattattatcattaataaaattattattatcatcattattatttttattattattatctttgtcAAAACTGActttgtatttattaatgttttgtgtacatatttataatttaataattttttaacaatacatattaaaatacaACTTTGTATGTTATAAATATGTACAGAAATGCATGTAATATTTGTCATGTAAAATTGCtttaataaaggttaatatga
This window encodes:
- the polr2h gene encoding DNA-directed RNA polymerases I, II, and III subunit RPABC3, which produces MAGILFEDIFDVKDIDPDGKKFDRVSRLHCESESFKMDLILDVNIQIYPVDLGDKFRLVIASTLYEDGTPDDGEYNPQDDRPSRADQFDYVMYGKVYRIEGDETSTEAATRLSAYVSYGGLLMRLQGDANNLHGFEVDSRVYLLMKKLAF